The genomic segment TCGGCTCGGCGTTGAGGCTGGAGACCCGCACGGAGTCGTCGGCCGGCATCCGGGCGGCGAGATCGTGGATCTCGTCGAGCCAGACCACCTCGCGTTTCGCCCACGCGTCAAGGGCGTCGGCGCGGGTGATGCTCGCCTTGCCCTTCTCGACCTTCTCGGCCAGCTCGGTCTTCTCCTGCTCCAAACGGGCGACGTTGGCCTCGCCGTCGGTGACCTTCACGTACCCGAACGCGCCGCCGACGAACAGGAACATGAACGCGATGAGGGCCGCGGCCACGAGCTTCTGTTTGGCCGGGTCCTTCGCGACCACCGGCTGGCGGGGGACGGCGAAGTTGATCGGCAGGGTGTCGGCGGCCTTGCCGGCGAGCAGCCCGGCCGCCCCGGCGAACCGGCCGCGGTACTCCTCGGACAGCGTCGGCACGGCCCCGGCGAGCGGGTCGTAGGCGTGGACCGGGACGCCCAGGGCGGACCGCAGCCGCGCGGCCCACGGGCCGCCGACCTCCGCGAGGTACAGGGCCTCGATCGGGTGGCCGGCGTGCTGGCCCGCGTACACCGCCAGGTTCCGGCGGATCTGGGCGACGAGCATGGTCTCGCTCGCCACCACCGGCGCCGGGACCGCGAGCGTGTACGTCACCTCGCCGCGGCCGACGACGGTGAACTCGCCGCCGCCCGGCCCGAGCGTGAGGGCGGCGAACGCGGCGCCCCGGTCCTCCGGCGGCGGGAGGGTTCCGGCGGCGAACGCCTTGACCAGCCCGGCTGCGACCGCGTAGGGCCGCGGCGTCACGCCCGCGAGCTTCAGCCCGGCCGCCTGGCTCATCGCCTGAATGGCGTTGAACAGGTCCTTCCGCACCACGACGGCCATCGCCCGCCGCTCGCCGCCCGTTTCACCGAGCGGCGCGTAGTCGAGCACCACGTCTTCGGCCGCCTCGGACATCTCCTTCATCGCCTGGAACCGGACCACCTGCGGCTCTTCGGTCGGCCCCACCGGCGGGTACTTCAGCTCCTTCAAGATGACGCGGTCGCGGCCGACCGAAACGAGCAGCGGCGCCGTCCCGAAACCGGCCGCCCGGAGCCGGTCCCGCAGCCTCGCCGACCGCCTTGGCGGTCTCGGCGGTCAGCGGCGGCGGCGGGACGCCCTCGTCGCCGGTCCACGCGAGAGCGGACACCACTTTCGCCGGCCCGCGCGCGTCCCCGGCGACCGCGTACAGCCCCTGCGAGTCCAGATCGAGTGCGATAAAGTTGGCCACGGGTATCGCTGTTTGGGTTGAGTATCGGGGCGGTGGATGTCGGTCCGGAGCGTCAACTGCGTACTTATTGGTCCGGCAGGAACCCGCGCGGGTTGTCCAGGTCGGAGAGGTCACGCACGAAGAGGAACCGCGGGGCGCCCTGGTTCGTATCGATCACCGCCTCCATGCGGGCCAGCGGCCCGGTGGCGCCCCCGTTGGTGTTCGATGCGGTACCTTTAAAGTACCCGATGGACTGGACGCGGTAAATCATTGTGCCCCCAGTTATGTACGCTTCCATGCTCTTGAACTGGGCGGGCTTGAGGGTATTGCTGGTCACGAGCCAGGCGGCCGAGACCGTGCCCGGATCGGTCGCCACGTTGCTGGCCCGTTGCGTGGAAATCGTCGTCGCGAGCGTCGCGGTCATGTTCGGGATCGCCAACAGCACGTTCATCGGCGCGGTGTTGATGTTGATCCGCGGCACCAGCTCGACCGCCTGCTTCACGGTCGTCTGGTCCATCAACAGGGGCAGGAGCGTTTGGAGCTGGCTCGAAGTGTTGAGCGGCGAGGGCACGACGAGCGCCGGCGCGGTCCGGCCCTCGGCGTCGGTCTGCGCGACGGTGACCTGGCTGTTGATCAGGTCCATGAGCGACTGAATCTGCGAGCCGCTCGTGCCGTTAGTGATTGCCGTGTTCATTGCGGTCTGAACGGCCGAGGCGATCTGGCTCGGCGGGGTGGCCTGTGACTGGTTCCCGCTGCTGCTCGCCGGGACCGCCGAGGTCGGGAACAGTTTCGCGGCCATGATGTACGTCGCCATGTCGTCCCCGACGGCCGCCTGGAGCTGTGTGTACAGCGTGGCCAGGTCGGCGTCGTTCAGGTAGATGCGCTGGGTGCCGGACGAGCTGAGGTTGATCTCGCGGCCGTAAACGGTGATGTAATCGGCCAGCCCGCGGGTGGCGTCCACCTCACCGGCGTCCTGGACCCCGTTGCGGTTCGTGTCGCCGCCGTACAGGATGTAGGGGGTCACCCCTTGGACCAACAGCAACTCGTCGAGCGAGTTCAGCGGGCCGTTCTTCGCGCTGTACGAGGGGGAGAGCCCCTGGTAGTACGACGACTCGGCCCCGCTGGAGCGCGCGGTGTCGTCCGCGTCCAGCCAGTCCGCGATCGAGTCGGCAATGGTCTGGTTCGTCCCGTTTTGTGGCATTATGGCCGTAAGAATCGCCATCAGCGCGGTGTCGAGCGCCTGCCCGGTCGGATCGATGCCGATCAGGCTGTTGATGTTCAGTTTGCCGCCCTCGTCGATCACCCCGTACTTCTGGGAGTAGGTCCCGTCGTCGTTGACCGCGACCGAGCGGACGGAGAAGCACGCGGCCCGGCCCGGGCTCGCCGTCCCCCCGGAAGGTGTTAATTGGACCTCTCCGAACGTGCCCTCGTTGTCGAACGGGTTGCCGCTCAGTTGCGAGCTGAGGGTCGTCGAATCGGACAACATGGCGGCGGCGTAATTGAGCCCCGAGATCGCGGCCATCTTCACCTGGGCATCGTCCCCGAGCCGGACGCCGGCCCGGTACTCGCTGGTCATTGAGTCGGCGAACCGGTACCCGACCAGCGACAGCACGACGATCACGATGAGAACGGCGAAGATCACGTACCCGTCCCGCGGGTGCGATCGGTGAGCCGCGCCGGACGTGCGGAGTTTCATCGCCCGCCTCCCGTTCCACCGGTGCCACTACTACCAGTACCGCCGCCACCGCCACCGCCCGTCATCGTGCCGCCCGAGCCACCGGTCTTGGTTCCGCTCGCGCCACCCGCTCCGCCCGCCGAACCGGTGGGCGTCGCACCGCCCGAGGCGTTCGCACCTGTGACAACGCCGGAACTGGCGGCACTCGGCGTCGAGTTACCC from the Frigoriglobus tundricola genome contains:
- a CDS encoding type II secretion system minor pseudopilin; its protein translation is MKLRTSGAAHRSHPRDGYVIFAVLIVIVVLSLVGYRFADSMTSEYRAGVRLGDDAQVKMAAISGLNYAAAMLSDSTTLSSQLSGNPFDNEGTFGEVQLTPSGGTASPGRAACFSVRSVAVNDDGTYSQKYGVIDEGGKLNINSLIGIDPTGQALDTALMAILTAIMPQNGTNQTIADSIADWLDADDTARSSGAESSYYQGLSPSYSAKNGPLNSLDELLLVQGVTPYILYGGDTNRNGVQDAGEVDATRGLADYITVYGREINLSSSGTQRIYLNDADLATLYTQLQAAVGDDMATYIMAAKLFPTSAVPASSSGNQSQATPPSQIASAVQTAMNTAITNGTSGSQIQSLMDLINSQVTVAQTDAEGRTAPALVVPSPLNTSSQLQTLLPLLMDQTTVKQAVELVPRININTAPMNVLLAIPNMTATLATTISTQRASNVATDPGTVSAAWLVTSNTLKPAQFKSMEAYITGGTMIYRVQSIGYFKGTASNTNGGATGPLARMEAVIDTNQGAPRFLFVRDLSDLDNPRGFLPDQ